From the Xylella fastidiosa genome, the window CGTAGCACGGTCCCATCGGGCTGGTATGTGTTGCTGGTATTGGAGTACTGGGAGCCGATGAAGTATGCCCGCATTGGCCATGCTTCAGGGGGCTGGTTAATACGGCCATCTGCCACAATCCCCGGAGTCGTGGAGCCACTGGGGGACGTCACCATCACCACCTGCACATGGTCAGGCGGTGAGCCTGGGTAACAGCGGTCGATATTGATGCCATTGATAAAGGCATGTTTGACGGTGTATTGGCCGAAAAAATCCAACTGGAAATATTCCAGGCTGAGGTCGCGGTTCTCCCAGGGGCCGGCCATCATCGGTTTACCGGTGCGGCTGTCGATGGGGGGGCCACTGCTGCAGCCGGCCAGCAAGAGGCTGGCGGCGAGTAGGGAGGAACCCAGTAGAAGACGGACGTGCATGGAGAAGGCTCCTTTATTTCTTCTGGATCACCACCGATTGCAAGATGCCGTCCATCAGCTTACGGGCGCGTTGGTAGTCTTCGGTGTTTTTTTGGCGGGCGGCTTCAATAAAGTTGAAGGTCACGGTGATGTAGTAGCCGCTGTCGCCAATCGGGGTCATCCACATTTCCACACCATCACCCACCGGGGTTGGGATCAAGGCGCGGTACCAGGTCCAGGTGTTGCCCCAGCGTGTCTCGGTGCGTGGAGGATCTAAAAAACGACTGTCCTTGAAATGCCGATCGGGACCACTGACCCGAGAAGATGTGCCCTGAATCTTCTCCTCAATACTTTGGCTAGCAGCACTGCGGATGCCAAAGTAGATGTCATTGCCCCCCGCAAACTCCGCCTTACACAATGAATTAAATGTCCAGCCTTTCACCACCTTCTTTTGCGGGGTGCCATCGGGGTTGCGTAGCACGGTCCCATCGGGCTGGTATTTGTTGCTGGTATTGGAGTACTGGGAGCCGATAAATGCGGCGGACTGGCTATACGGTTCCGGCGGACGATTAGCGATCTCTTTCACAATCCCCGGAGTCGTGAAGCCAGTGGGAGTGGTCATCATCACCACCTGCACATGGTCAGGCGGTGAGCCGCGATAACAGCGTTTGATATTGATGCCATTGATAAAGGCATGTTTGACGGTGTATTGGCCTAAAAAATCCAAATTGAAGTATTCCAGGCTGAGGTCGCGGTTCTCCCAGGGGCCGGCCATCATCGGTTTACCGGTGCGGCTGTCGATGGGGGGGCCACTGCTGCAGCCGGCCAGCAACAGGCTGGCGGCGAGTAGGGATACACCGAGTAAGGGACGTCGTTGCATGGAGAAGGCTCCTTAATGTGGGGTGAGGGACTGGCGCAACTGCTGGAGGTGCTGTTGCCGGGCGCTGGGGGCGTCCGGGGTGGTCGGGGTGGGCCGTGTCAGCACCCCCGGGGTGGTGTCCAGCTGCTGTTGCCACTGCTGGGATTGCCACAGCAGGCGTTGCAGTTGGGTGAGTTGGGTCGCCACCGGGTCCTCTGGGCGGGGTGTCTTCTGCCATTGCTCCAGCAGCCCGATGGTCCGCCCCTGACGC encodes:
- a CDS encoding DUF769 domain-containing protein; protein product: MQRRPLLGVSLLAASLLLAGCSSGPPIDSRTGKPMMAGPWENRDLSLEYFNLDFLGQYTVKHAFINGINIKRCYRGSPPDHVQVVMMTTPTGFTTPGIVKEIANRPPEPYSQSAAFIGSQYSNTSNKYQPDGTVLRNPDGTPQKKVVKGWTFNSLCKAEFAGGNDIYFGIRSAASQSIEEKIQGTSSRVSGPDRHFKDSRFLDPPRTETRWGNTWTWYRALIPTPVGDGVEMWMTPIGDSGYYITVTFNFIEAARQKNTEDYQRARKLMDGILQSVVIQKK